One genomic segment of Augochlora pura isolate Apur16 unplaced genomic scaffold, APUR_v2.2.1 APUR_unplaced_151, whole genome shotgun sequence includes these proteins:
- the Mei-w68 gene encoding meiotic W68 has product MDTQTFEDSTVESQNIEYFEELAGERDSGEKRSVMDFARSKGKDKFALTMTVMAAAHRLLITNTTITRRSLYYDLKNEKSLSLVPEQRHVDLAVNQVARILNCAPWDLNLLPTSKGLAAGELTLRLIDNRIIDCTVPGGALIPHIASTLISARAKAKMVLIVEKDSVFQKLLEDGCTGSLGCILVTGKGYPDVATRMLVKLLAERMALPVYALVDADPFGVDIMCVYRFGSASLSNQEECLACPNVRWLGVHPSELVGLGVNTVPLTEYDLSKLNAIEGRPYMTEALLGELRIMRAGKAEIENVSSFSRRFLAATYLPCKIKGDDCI; this is encoded by the exons ATGGATACACAGACGTTCGAGGACAGCACCGTAGAATctcaaaatatagaatattttgaggAACTGGCAGGTGAAAGAGACTCGGGTGAGAAAAGATCGGTGATGGATTTCGCCAGGTCTAAAGGCAAAGACAAGTTTGCGTTGACGATGACGGTAATGGCCGCCGCTCATCGTTTGCTAATTACCAACACCACGATCACGAGAAGATCGCTCTATTACGATCTAAAAAACGAGAAGTCGTTAAGCCTGGTGCCTGAACAGAGACACGTCGACCTGGCCGTGAACCAGGTGGCAAGAATTTTGAACTGCGCACCTTGGGATCTCA ATCTCCTGCCCACGTCAAAGGGATTAGCGGCCGGCGAATTGACCCTACGGCTGATCGATAATCGAATTATCGACTGCACCGTGCCGGGCGGCGCCCTTATACCGCACATCGCGTCCACCTTGATTTCCGCCCGCGCCAAAGCGAAAATGGTGTTGATCGTCGAGAAGGACTCGGTGTTCCAGAAATTATTGGAGGACGGCTGCACCGGGTCGCTGGGCTGCATTCTGGTCACCGGGAAGGGCTACCCGGACGTGGCCACGAGAATGCTGGTGAAACTGTTGGCGGAGAGGATGGCGCTTCCGGTTTACGCGCTGGTCGACGCCGACCCGTTCGGCGTCGACATCATGTGCGTCTACCg CTTCGGATCCGCGAGTTTGTCCAACCAAGAGGAGTGCTTGGCTTGCCCGAACGTGCGCTGGCTCGGCGTTCATCCGTCGGAATTAGTTGGCCTGGGTGTGAACACGGTACCCCTGACCGAATACGATTTATCGAAATTGAACGCCATCGAGGGCCGGCCGTACATGACCGAGGCGCTCCTCGGAGAGCTTAGGATTATGCGAGCTGGCAAGGCCGAGATAGAAAACGTCTCCTCCTTCTCTAGGAGATTCCTTGCGGCGACCTATCTGCCTTGTAAAATTAAAGGTGACGACTGCATCTAA